A single Thermaerobacter sp. FW80 DNA region contains:
- a CDS encoding MFS transporter translates to MATKTGGPPRTGGTGGEPGAGLDRRPQRRSGRRAGPADGRPDAPGAPRNRWLLLALATLQQAGLTAVRFGIPVVAPFVRADLGLSLSTTGMVLGAFDLGALLTFYLTGRLTDRYGERRVMAAGAVLTGVVTAAAALAGRGLGALLALLVLAGTGFPSSQVAGSHAVVSWFPVRERGLAMGIRQAGLPAGGFAAALLLPGLASGWGWRAALLVAALACAASGVLVGLVLPRDEPGATRGATADAGAPTTAGGTGGGRSQREPADAGGRALVGWFLRQAPLVWVTLVACLLAAVQFCLTGYLPLFMEDVFRWSPGAAGRLLLVVHLGGMLGRLAWGWASDRRFAGERTRPMAGAAWTGLVVATLLALVALVGRPEGGAAAAGAMVVLAALGGFGCLGWNGLYTTVVAECAGRRSAPALGMSMTVLYVFTMLAPPLFGRVVDAAGHYAVAWGLAGCLQILGLGAIRGLARALRGHRPPVAVA, encoded by the coding sequence ATGGCTACGAAGACCGGCGGACCCCCGCGGACCGGCGGCACCGGCGGCGAACCCGGCGCCGGGCTCGACCGCCGGCCCCAGCGGCGATCGGGGCGCCGGGCCGGACCGGCCGATGGCAGGCCCGACGCACCGGGGGCTCCACGCAATCGCTGGCTGCTTCTCGCCCTGGCCACCCTCCAGCAGGCGGGGCTCACCGCCGTGCGGTTCGGCATCCCCGTGGTGGCTCCCTTCGTCCGGGCCGACCTGGGGCTCTCCCTGTCCACCACGGGGATGGTCCTCGGCGCCTTCGACCTGGGCGCCCTGCTCACCTTCTACCTGACCGGCCGGCTGACCGATCGCTATGGCGAACGGCGGGTCATGGCCGCCGGGGCGGTCTTGACGGGTGTGGTCACCGCGGCCGCGGCCCTGGCGGGCCGCGGCCTGGGCGCGCTGCTGGCCCTGTTGGTCCTGGCGGGGACCGGCTTCCCGTCCAGCCAGGTGGCGGGCAGCCACGCCGTCGTCAGCTGGTTTCCCGTCCGCGAGCGCGGCCTGGCCATGGGCATCCGCCAGGCGGGCCTGCCGGCGGGCGGGTTCGCAGCCGCATTGCTGCTCCCCGGCCTGGCCAGCGGGTGGGGCTGGCGGGCCGCGCTCCTGGTGGCCGCCCTGGCCTGTGCGGCCAGCGGGGTGCTGGTCGGGCTGGTTCTTCCCCGGGACGAACCCGGCGCCACCCGCGGGGCCACGGCGGACGCCGGCGCGCCCACCACCGCCGGCGGGACGGGCGGCGGCCGGAGCCAGCGGGAGCCGGCGGACGCCGGCGGGAGGGCCCTGGTCGGGTGGTTCCTCCGGCAGGCGCCCCTGGTGTGGGTGACCCTCGTCGCGTGTCTCCTGGCGGCCGTCCAGTTCTGCCTGACGGGCTACCTCCCCCTCTTCATGGAGGACGTCTTCCGCTGGTCGCCGGGGGCGGCGGGGCGGCTCCTGCTGGTGGTCCACCTGGGCGGGATGCTGGGGCGGCTCGCCTGGGGATGGGCGTCGGATCGGCGGTTCGCGGGGGAGCGGACGCGGCCCATGGCTGGGGCGGCCTGGACGGGGCTGGTGGTCGCCACCCTGCTCGCCCTCGTGGCGCTGGTGGGACGCCCGGAGGGGGGTGCCGCGGCGGCAGGGGCGATGGTGGTCCTGGCGGCCCTCGGCGGCTTCGGTTGCCTGGGCTGGAACGGGCTCTACACCACCGTGGTGGCGGAGTGCGCCGGGCGGCGGTCGGCGCCGGCGCTGGGCATGAGCATGACGGTGCTGTACGTCTTCACCATGCTGGCCCCGCCGCTGTTCGGCCGCGTGGTCGACGCCGCCGGCCACTACGCGGTGGCCTGGGGCCTGGCGGGCTGCCTGCAGATCCTCGGCCTCGGGGCGATCCGCGGCCTCGCCCGCGCCCTGAGGGGGCACCGACCGCCGGTGGCCGTGGCCTGA
- a CDS encoding metallophosphoesterase — protein MKVAVISDIHGNGAALDAVLADIDGRGVDAVYCLGDVALQGPDAARCVDRLRERAIPTVRGNTDRYLARGGGVPNLSPAEADAFLRPWREMLGPERLAWLGERPERLEVEWEGLRVLLVHGSPRSDEEPLLPWNGAGGGTGGAAGAGPGGAPNPEAEGPLAGVTADLVLFGHHHRQLAWRQDGRWMVGPGSVGMPFDEDPRAAYALIEVRPTVRPTGRPPALDIALIRVPYDLEATVAAHRRAGLAEHNPLFPEQLRQARQQPRPPR, from the coding sequence GTGAAGGTGGCGGTGATCAGTGACATCCACGGCAACGGGGCCGCCCTGGACGCGGTGCTGGCCGACATCGACGGCCGCGGGGTCGACGCGGTGTACTGCCTCGGCGACGTGGCCCTGCAGGGGCCGGACGCGGCCCGGTGCGTCGACCGGCTGCGAGAGCGGGCCATCCCCACGGTGCGCGGGAACACCGACCGGTACCTGGCCCGCGGGGGTGGCGTACCCAACCTGTCGCCGGCGGAGGCCGACGCCTTCCTGCGGCCGTGGCGCGAGATGCTGGGGCCCGAACGGCTGGCGTGGCTGGGGGAGCGACCCGAGCGCCTCGAGGTGGAGTGGGAGGGGCTGCGCGTCCTCCTGGTCCACGGCTCGCCCCGGTCGGACGAGGAGCCGCTGCTGCCCTGGAACGGCGCCGGTGGAGGAACCGGCGGTGCCGCCGGGGCCGGGCCGGGTGGCGCGCCCAACCCGGAGGCGGAGGGACCGTTGGCAGGGGTCACGGCCGACCTGGTGCTCTTCGGGCACCATCACCGGCAGCTGGCCTGGCGCCAGGACGGGCGGTGGATGGTCGGCCCCGGCAGCGTGGGCATGCCCTTCGACGAGGATCCCCGCGCCGCCTACGCCCTCATCGAGGTGCGACCCACGGTGCGACCCACGGGCCGCCCGCCCGCCCTGGACATCGCGCTGATCCGCGTCCCGTACGACCTCGAGGCGACGGTGGCCGCCCACCGGCGGGCCGGGCTCGCGGAGCACAACCCCCTCTTCCCCGAGCAGCTCCGCCAGGCGCGCCAGCAGCCGCGCCCACCCCGCTGA